In one Deinococcus ruber genomic region, the following are encoded:
- a CDS encoding ATP-binding protein, which translates to MPNGSWRLSLFGVPQLRAPDAHLVRCEGKPLALLTYLALEGRVARARLADLLWPGVGETTGRNNLVMLLRRLRHSAGAELWQPGDSLSLRPEVEVDVRALLAGTARLSPELFEAGPLLEGAAWPELEEFSEWLLGWREWLDALRARLALDEARTREQAGQFLPAQQAAAWALRLDPVSEDAHRARMRLAYLAGDRAAALQAYQHCQDTLQERLNTAPLPMTQALARLIERGGQLPQLPEVPAPLPRTLHPSVLVGREAAWAAMEAAWQRGQTILVVGEAGAGKSRLATEFAASKGCTLLLEGRPGDASVPYAAAIRHLRRALGSGAPQLGEAALRSLSRLLPELGDQPDSGEGADARLKHSIAQVLAGARQEKAAVLYDDLQYTDDASIEVSGLLAPQQDGPGILVCYRRGELARPHEDALATLVTAGRAVRIELEGLSAAEVGTLLASAGLPESALLGEQLVHVTGGNPMFVLEAARHLQEAGQQRALLNAVAVPPRLEQMVLARLDRLAGAALPVARAASVLQQSFTPEQVAELLGVPLLEAGAAWDELERAEILRGERFSHDLLAEAVYRGMPPVVRRLLHRAAARLLERQHAPAARVARHWLDGGSQPEAAQWLIQAGAAARATFRPREAEGFYEQAVQLYDALGQPDDAFEGLIGQVAMLHEMEDARSRQATLIQALKARARTPVQRATAHRQAAAWLFMQNDVAGMEREVRAGLALVEESGNLALEAELYETLAALMLVSRRPDEAAAALRQMLRISEQTGDVTRQAISYDGLGQVSGYTSPEEALRLFRHAESLCLQIRDLPQASAIVTKQARMQQKLGDFRGALGTAERALKYLDAQDSYHARQLINVYFRTLCWQALGEHAHALAQIDAAQRVHAVSESMWLDALEMQRVRLLLDLGQVEQAHRVSERVMASARLAASLQIDRASMWAAVLVTLRRTGEALSVLDEAQTLLDSYPDVYLRPRLHLERAALLAPSEARPQLEMALEDAAATGLRGVALAAQARLAQTQLALGLPVLLPDDGDPDAVVSRGELLRTRAQVLTHLNDARAPDAWAAADRWKQERLQTLAPADRAAFLGGPLARQLGMEAKKPV; encoded by the coding sequence ATGCCTAACGGGTCTTGGCGGCTCTCGCTCTTCGGTGTGCCGCAGCTTCGCGCACCGGACGCCCACCTGGTGCGCTGCGAGGGCAAACCGTTGGCCCTGCTGACCTACCTGGCGCTGGAAGGCCGGGTGGCACGCGCCCGCCTCGCCGATCTGCTGTGGCCCGGCGTAGGGGAAACCACCGGTCGCAACAACCTGGTGATGCTGCTGCGAAGGTTGCGCCACAGTGCCGGGGCCGAACTGTGGCAACCGGGCGACAGCCTGAGCCTGCGGCCCGAGGTCGAGGTGGACGTGCGCGCTCTGCTCGCCGGGACAGCGCGGCTGTCGCCCGAGCTGTTCGAGGCGGGGCCACTGCTGGAAGGGGCGGCATGGCCGGAGCTGGAGGAGTTCAGCGAGTGGCTGCTGGGCTGGCGCGAGTGGCTGGACGCCCTGCGCGCGCGGCTGGCCCTCGACGAAGCGCGCACCCGCGAACAGGCGGGGCAGTTCCTTCCGGCGCAGCAGGCGGCAGCGTGGGCGCTGCGCCTCGACCCCGTGTCGGAGGACGCGCACCGCGCCCGCATGCGGCTGGCCTACCTCGCCGGAGACCGCGCGGCGGCGCTCCAGGCGTACCAGCACTGCCAGGACACCCTGCAGGAACGGCTGAATACTGCCCCGCTGCCGATGACGCAGGCGCTCGCCCGGCTGATCGAGCGCGGCGGCCAGCTTCCTCAGCTCCCGGAAGTGCCCGCGCCTCTTCCCCGGACGCTGCATCCATCGGTGCTGGTGGGCCGGGAGGCGGCCTGGGCCGCGATGGAGGCGGCGTGGCAGCGCGGCCAGACGATCCTGGTGGTCGGTGAGGCAGGCGCGGGTAAGTCGCGGCTGGCGACCGAGTTCGCCGCCAGCAAGGGCTGCACCCTGCTGCTGGAAGGGCGGCCCGGCGACGCCTCGGTCCCGTATGCCGCCGCCATCCGTCATCTGCGGCGTGCCCTGGGCAGTGGAGCGCCGCAGCTCGGCGAAGCGGCCCTTCGCAGCCTCAGCCGCCTGCTGCCGGAACTGGGCGATCAGCCGGACAGCGGCGAGGGGGCCGACGCCCGGCTGAAACACAGCATCGCGCAGGTGCTGGCAGGCGCTCGCCAGGAAAAGGCCGCGGTGCTGTACGACGACCTGCAGTACACCGACGACGCCAGCATCGAGGTCTCGGGGCTGCTGGCTCCTCAGCAGGACGGACCAGGAATCCTGGTCTGCTACCGGCGCGGCGAACTGGCGCGCCCGCATGAAGACGCGCTGGCGACGCTGGTGACGGCAGGCCGGGCGGTGAGGATCGAGCTGGAAGGGCTGAGCGCGGCCGAGGTGGGCACGCTGCTGGCGAGCGCGGGGCTGCCAGAATCGGCCCTGCTGGGCGAGCAGCTCGTCCATGTCACCGGCGGCAATCCGATGTTCGTGCTGGAGGCGGCCCGCCATCTTCAAGAGGCGGGTCAGCAGCGCGCCCTGCTGAACGCCGTGGCGGTTCCGCCCCGGCTGGAACAGATGGTGCTGGCGCGGCTGGATCGGCTGGCCGGGGCGGCGTTGCCGGTAGCGCGGGCAGCCAGCGTGCTGCAACAGAGCTTCACGCCCGAACAGGTGGCCGAGCTGCTGGGCGTACCGCTGCTGGAAGCGGGGGCCGCCTGGGACGAACTGGAGCGGGCCGAGATCCTGAGGGGGGAACGCTTCAGCCACGATCTGCTGGCCGAGGCGGTCTACCGGGGCATGCCGCCGGTGGTGCGCCGCCTGCTGCACCGTGCCGCCGCCCGTCTGCTGGAACGCCAGCACGCCCCCGCCGCCCGGGTGGCCCGGCATTGGCTCGACGGCGGCAGCCAGCCGGAAGCCGCCCAGTGGCTCATCCAGGCTGGTGCGGCAGCCCGAGCGACCTTCCGTCCCCGCGAGGCCGAAGGCTTCTACGAACAGGCCGTGCAGCTCTACGACGCGCTGGGACAGCCGGACGACGCCTTCGAGGGACTGATCGGACAGGTGGCGATGCTGCACGAGATGGAGGACGCCCGTTCCCGGCAGGCGACCCTGATTCAGGCCCTGAAGGCGCGGGCACGCACGCCAGTGCAGCGGGCGACGGCGCACCGACAGGCCGCCGCCTGGCTGTTCATGCAGAACGACGTGGCGGGCATGGAACGCGAGGTGCGTGCGGGCTTGGCGCTGGTGGAAGAGAGTGGCAACCTCGCGCTGGAGGCCGAACTGTACGAAACGCTGGCGGCGCTGATGCTGGTCTCGCGCCGTCCCGACGAGGCGGCGGCGGCGCTGCGGCAGATGCTGCGAATCAGCGAACAGACCGGCGACGTCACGCGGCAGGCGATCTCCTACGATGGGCTTGGGCAGGTGAGCGGGTACACCTCTCCGGAGGAAGCCCTGCGGCTGTTTCGCCACGCCGAGTCGCTGTGTCTGCAGATCCGTGATCTTCCGCAGGCGTCCGCCATCGTGACCAAACAGGCGCGCATGCAGCAGAAGCTGGGAGATTTCCGCGGGGCGCTCGGGACGGCGGAACGCGCCCTGAAGTACCTCGATGCTCAGGACAGCTACCACGCCCGTCAGCTGATCAACGTCTATTTCCGAACGCTGTGCTGGCAAGCGCTGGGCGAGCACGCGCACGCGCTGGCGCAGATCGACGCCGCCCAGCGGGTACACGCCGTCTCGGAGAGCATGTGGCTGGACGCGCTGGAGATGCAGCGGGTAAGACTCCTGCTCGATCTGGGGCAGGTGGAACAGGCACACCGGGTTTCAGAGCGCGTGATGGCATCGGCGCGGCTGGCCGCCTCGCTTCAGATTGACCGCGCCTCGATGTGGGCAGCGGTGCTGGTGACCCTGAGGCGAACTGGTGAAGCGCTGAGCGTTCTGGACGAAGCGCAGACGCTGCTGGACAGCTATCCCGACGTGTATCTGCGCCCGCGTCTGCACCTGGAGCGGGCCGCGCTGCTGGCCCCCTCCGAGGCGCGGCCCCAGCTGGAGATGGCGCTGGAAGACGCTGCCGCTACCGGCCTACGCGGCGTGGCACTGGCGGCCCAGGCGAGGCTGGCCCAGACGCAGCTCGCGCTGGGGCTTCCGGTGCTGCTGCCCGACGACGGCGACCCCGACGCGGTGGTGAGCCGGGGCGAGCTGCTGCGGACGCGGGCGCAGGTGCTGACTCACCTGAACGATGCCCGAGCGCCCGACGCCTGGGCTGCTGCGGACCGGTGGAAGCAGGAGCGCCTCCAGACCCTCGCGCCTGCAGACCGAGCCGCCTTCCTCGGCGGCCCACTGGCGAGGCAGCTCGGCATGGAGGCCAAAAAACCTGTATGA
- a CDS encoding ATP-binding protein — protein MPPAPSGSLPWRLELLGSAQLVHADGRTLRLDRRTAALLAVLALDGGDRRARLAALLWPGTPDAAARNNLVHLLRKLRAVDGAELIDASDASLRLAPGVSVDALEAPQHIGTPPRPLLAEFEYDDAPDLADWVLSQRETLSARSLAAGQKTVAVHEAAGRLREALETAERLLLADPLSEEFHRAVMRLNYALGDRPAALRAYQRAKVVLRQELGVEPLPETVRLARAIDQGELPGVPDAAIPLSALRPPNLIGRAEEWGLLEAAWTAGRGMIVSGEAGSGKSRLAVDFLRSKTSHQLLLFEGRPGDAAAPYTTHARTYRQVLDAYPDLDLPDWVRRELARIIPTLGEAPPPMTAEADKLRFYEAKVEMIRRVALRGPVILASDDLHYMDEASIEAGGYVFSRFWGDAATNLRTLFAYRSGALSAPVMARIQPLIDAGLVTLVTLAPLDEPAVGALLAEVELPGAPQLSPELYRLTSGNPQFVLEAVKAMFETGRFERAQAGAALSGDVSAVIGGRLARLTPGALHAARAAAVLQSDFSPELVADVLHIGLLDIATAWEELEAAQIMHGERFAHALVLETVLAQIPATARRLLHRSAARTLAQQGTQPARVARQWLEGGDPVQAAPWLQRAAEASAHTLRWSEAAGFYREAAALYAAANMPEEAAAVEQAAERLEEGSGRE, from the coding sequence ATGCCCCCTGCGCCGTCCGGCTCGCTTCCCTGGCGTCTGGAACTGCTCGGTTCCGCGCAGCTCGTCCACGCAGATGGCCGCACGCTGCGGCTGGATCGCCGGACGGCGGCGCTGCTGGCAGTGCTCGCCCTCGACGGCGGGGATCGCCGTGCCCGCCTCGCAGCGCTGCTGTGGCCCGGCACACCGGACGCGGCGGCACGCAACAATCTGGTTCACCTGCTGCGGAAGCTGCGGGCGGTGGACGGCGCGGAGCTGATCGACGCTTCCGACGCCTCGCTGCGTCTGGCCCCCGGCGTATCTGTCGATGCGCTGGAAGCGCCACAGCATATCGGGACGCCACCACGCCCCCTGCTGGCAGAATTCGAATACGATGACGCCCCCGATCTGGCTGACTGGGTGCTGAGTCAGCGGGAAACGCTGTCGGCCCGCTCACTGGCGGCAGGCCAGAAAACAGTGGCAGTGCACGAGGCGGCGGGGCGGCTGCGCGAGGCGCTGGAGACGGCAGAACGGCTGCTGCTGGCCGATCCGCTCTCCGAGGAATTTCACCGCGCCGTGATGCGTCTGAATTACGCGCTGGGAGACCGTCCGGCCGCGCTGCGGGCGTACCAGCGGGCGAAGGTGGTGCTGCGTCAGGAGCTCGGCGTGGAGCCGTTACCGGAAACGGTGCGGCTGGCCCGCGCCATCGATCAGGGCGAGCTGCCCGGCGTGCCGGACGCGGCCATTCCGCTGAGTGCGCTGCGTCCTCCCAACCTGATCGGACGGGCGGAAGAGTGGGGGCTACTGGAGGCGGCCTGGACAGCGGGGCGGGGCATGATCGTGAGCGGCGAGGCTGGGAGCGGAAAATCGCGGTTGGCGGTGGATTTTCTGCGCTCGAAAACGTCGCATCAGTTGCTGCTCTTCGAGGGACGGCCCGGCGACGCGGCGGCCCCGTACACCACCCATGCCCGCACGTACCGGCAGGTGCTCGACGCCTACCCGGATCTGGACTTGCCCGACTGGGTGCGGCGTGAACTGGCCCGCATCATCCCCACGCTGGGCGAGGCCCCGCCGCCCATGACCGCCGAGGCCGACAAACTGCGCTTCTACGAGGCCAAGGTGGAGATGATCCGGCGGGTGGCGCTTCGGGGGCCGGTGATCCTGGCCTCCGACGATCTGCACTACATGGACGAGGCCAGTATCGAGGCAGGTGGGTACGTCTTCTCGCGTTTCTGGGGCGACGCAGCCACCAACCTCCGGACGCTGTTTGCGTACCGTAGCGGCGCACTCAGTGCTCCGGTGATGGCGCGGATTCAGCCGCTGATCGACGCTGGCCTGGTGACGCTCGTGACGCTGGCCCCGCTCGACGAACCGGCGGTGGGCGCGCTCCTGGCCGAGGTGGAACTTCCAGGCGCACCGCAGCTCTCGCCCGAGCTGTACCGCCTGACCTCCGGCAACCCCCAGTTCGTGCTGGAGGCGGTCAAGGCGATGTTCGAGACGGGCCGCTTCGAGCGAGCGCAGGCGGGCGCGGCCCTGTCCGGTGACGTGTCGGCGGTGATCGGGGGGCGGCTGGCGCGGCTGACACCCGGTGCGCTGCACGCGGCCCGCGCCGCCGCCGTGCTGCAAAGCGACTTCTCACCGGAGCTGGTGGCCGACGTGCTGCACATCGGCCTGCTCGACATCGCCACCGCCTGGGAGGAACTCGAAGCGGCGCAGATCATGCACGGCGAACGCTTCGCGCACGCTCTGGTGCTCGAAACGGTGCTGGCACAGATTCCGGCCACCGCCCGCAGGCTGCTGCACCGCTCGGCGGCGCGGACGCTGGCACAGCAGGGCACGCAGCCCGCGCGGGTGGCGCGGCAATGGCTGGAAGGCGGCGATCCGGTGCAGGCCGCCCCCTGGCTTCAGCGGGCGGCAGAGGCGTCGGCGCATACCCTGCGCTGGAGCGAGGCGGCGGGCTTCTACCGCGAGGCCGCAGCGCTGTACGCGGCGGCGAACATGCCGGAGGAAGCGGCGGCAGTGGAGCAGGCTGCCGAGAGGCTGGAAGAGGGAAGTGGAAGGGAGTAG
- a CDS encoding RNA-guided endonuclease InsQ/TnpB family protein, which yields MKLNATQAQCLFFGRAAGASRFTWNWALAQCTDIRHATGKNPTMGDLKKRFNAIKETEFPWIYDSPKDANQQPFTFLQRAWTRFWDGVKDGKIPVWNTAQKKALLAEGKKRSELSFAPTFKKKKDGASFYVSNDKFSIDRESRTVTLPKVGQVKLAELPRFRGKVMSGTVSKDGNDWYLSVQIDVADRDYFRFRSGDGVIGIDLGVKDTAVLSTGEKLTGPKPFKRACRRLAILQRRVSRKQAVVLDSLGLNGKAIPKGTRLTKSNNQKRSERLVHAVQSRVKHIRQNFQHTFTTRIIRENQAVVIEDLNVAGMMANHKLARSIADIGMGEIRRQLTYKAARYGTALHLADRWYPSSKTCSDCGWKKADLTLNDRTWVCEDCGVIHDRDVNAALNLKNLVPKVLAPQDEVVLPGGYRERHALPVEVLFQPSEFMSALGEASGQEKKGNDSLSESVVHQTTLLG from the coding sequence ATGAAACTCAACGCCACCCAGGCGCAGTGTCTGTTCTTCGGACGCGCCGCTGGCGCGTCCCGCTTCACCTGGAACTGGGCCCTCGCCCAGTGCACCGACATCCGCCACGCCACCGGGAAAAACCCAACGATGGGGGATCTCAAGAAGCGCTTCAACGCCATCAAAGAGACCGAGTTCCCCTGGATCTACGATTCCCCGAAAGATGCCAACCAGCAGCCGTTCACCTTCCTTCAGCGGGCCTGGACGCGCTTCTGGGACGGCGTGAAAGACGGCAAGATTCCTGTGTGGAACACTGCCCAGAAGAAGGCGCTGCTGGCAGAAGGCAAGAAACGCAGCGAGCTGAGCTTCGCCCCCACGTTCAAGAAGAAAAAAGACGGCGCGTCCTTCTACGTCAGCAACGACAAGTTCAGCATCGACCGGGAGAGCAGAACCGTCACACTGCCCAAAGTCGGACAGGTGAAGCTCGCGGAATTGCCCCGCTTCCGGGGCAAAGTCATGTCCGGCACGGTGTCAAAGGACGGCAACGACTGGTATCTGAGTGTCCAGATTGACGTCGCTGACCGCGACTACTTCCGGTTTCGCAGCGGGGACGGCGTGATCGGCATCGATCTCGGCGTCAAGGACACCGCCGTACTGTCCACCGGAGAGAAACTGACCGGTCCCAAACCCTTCAAGCGCGCGTGTCGCCGACTGGCGATTCTTCAGCGCCGGGTATCCCGCAAACAGGCGGTGGTGCTGGACAGCCTCGGACTCAACGGCAAGGCCATTCCCAAAGGCACACGGCTGACCAAGAGCAACAATCAGAAACGTTCAGAGCGACTGGTCCACGCCGTTCAGAGCCGGGTGAAACACATCCGGCAGAACTTCCAACACACGTTCACCACCCGCATCATCCGCGAAAACCAAGCGGTGGTGATCGAGGATCTGAACGTCGCCGGAATGATGGCAAACCACAAGCTCGCTCGCAGCATCGCCGATATCGGCATGGGAGAGATTCGTCGCCAGCTGACCTACAAAGCCGCGCGGTACGGCACGGCCCTCCATCTCGCAGACCGCTGGTATCCCAGCAGCAAGACGTGTTCGGACTGCGGCTGGAAGAAAGCCGATCTGACGCTGAACGACCGCACCTGGGTGTGCGAAGACTGCGGGGTCATTCATGACCGCGACGTGAATGCCGCCCTGAATCTCAAGAATCTCGTTCCGAAGGTGCTTGCACCGCAGGATGAAGTGGTGTTACCCGGAGGCTACCGAGAACGTCACGCCTTGCCAGTAGAGGTGCTGTTTCAGCCTTCCGAATTCATGAGTGCGCTTGGAGAGGCCTCAGGGCAGGAAAAAAAGGGAAATGATTCCCTCTCAGAAAGCGTTGTCCATCAAACAACACTTTTGGGATAG
- a CDS encoding carboxypeptidase-like regulatory domain-containing protein encodes MKHKKSMAALLLMTLALSACGATTAVTPTPPGTGTGTTPPDTTPPAPTPTPTPPATKGSITGRVVNEQGQPLKGVEIDAGNTQFSNSDLLTTTDANGLYKLDVTAMATTWHVTAHQKLKYNGYTIAVDLVPDGNDVLPGLEGGVLNFTFKPKVITPEDPYGNLGMVMLDEMNGEFDIDWANVQLTLTPVGPLADGTSGPARTLHLSQTNSGWIVPNVMWGTYTVSATMNGQPLELRRRAMGVHDYPWSTTYTGGFYVDYSLLQPNMFLEARLPQSN; translated from the coding sequence ATGAAGCACAAGAAGTCGATGGCCGCCCTGCTGCTCATGACCCTCGCCCTCAGCGCCTGCGGCGCAACCACCGCCGTCACGCCCACCCCGCCCGGCACTGGCACCGGCACGACGCCCCCGGACACCACGCCGCCCGCCCCCACCCCCACGCCGACACCGCCCGCCACAAAGGGCTCCATCACCGGACGCGTGGTGAACGAGCAGGGCCAGCCGCTCAAAGGCGTCGAGATCGATGCCGGCAACACCCAGTTCTCCAACAGCGATCTCCTCACCACCACCGACGCCAACGGCCTCTACAAACTCGATGTCACCGCCATGGCCACCACCTGGCACGTCACCGCCCACCAGAAACTCAAGTACAACGGCTACACCATCGCGGTCGATCTGGTGCCCGACGGCAACGACGTGTTGCCGGGGCTGGAAGGGGGCGTGCTCAACTTCACGTTCAAGCCGAAGGTGATCACGCCGGAAGACCCCTACGGCAACCTCGGCATGGTCATGCTCGACGAGATGAACGGTGAGTTCGACATCGACTGGGCCAACGTCCAGCTCACCCTCACCCCCGTCGGCCCCCTCGCGGACGGCACCTCCGGCCCGGCCCGCACCCTGCACCTCAGCCAAACCAACTCCGGCTGGATTGTCCCCAACGTCATGTGGGGCACGTATACGGTCAGCGCCACCATGAACGGTCAGCCGCTGGAACTGCGCCGCCGGGCGATGGGCGTGCACGACTACCCCTGGAGCACCACCTACACGGGCGGCTTCTACGTCGACTACTCCCTCCTTCAGCCCAATATGTTCCTCGAAGCCCGCCTGCCCCAGAGCAACTGA